Sequence from the Mycobacterium florentinum genome:
GACCGAAAGCGACGGGCCCACCGTCGAGCTGGTCGACCTCGATGCGGTGCCGAGCAAGCTGCCGTACTTCGACCACAACAAGATTTCCGAGGACGACTGGCGGGCACGAATTGCGCTGCGCCATCAACAAATTCAAGCAAGGATGCTGGGGTGACGATGTCAGGGATGCTCAAGAAAAAGGTAGTCGTCATCAGTGGCGTCGGACCAGGCCTCGGTACCACGCTGGCACACCGATGTGCACGCGACGGGGCCGACCTGGTGCTTGCGGCACGCACCGCCGAGCGGCTCGAAGAGGTCGCTCAGCAGCTCAAGGCCGCCGGCCACCAGGCGCTGGCGGTGTCTACCGACATCACCGACGACGATCAGGTGAACAACCTCGTCGAGCAGACGATGGCGACCTACGGCAAGGTCGACGTGCTGATCAACAACGCGTTCCGGGTGCCATCGCTGAAGCCGTTCTCGGGCACGACCTTTCAGCACATTCGTGACGCGATCGAACTCAGCGCGCTCGGTGCGCTGCGCCTGATCCAGGGCTTCACCCCGGCGCTGGCCGAGGCGAAGGGCTCGATCGTCAACGTGAACTCGATGGTGCTTCGGCACTCGCAGGCGAAGTACGGTGCCTACAAGATGGCGAAGTCCGCCTTGCTGTCGATGTCGCAGTCGCTGGCCACCGAGCTTGGAGAGCAGGGGATCCGCGTCAATTCCGTTGCACCCGGCTATATCTGGGGCGAGACGCTACAGGCCTACTTCAATCACCAGGCCGGCAAGTACGGCACCACCGCCGAGCAGATCTACCAGGCGACCGCGGCCGGTTCCGACCTCAAACGGCTGCCCACCGAGGACGAGGTGGCCGCGGCGATTCTGTTCATGGCCAGCGACCTGTCCAGCGGTATCACCGGCCAGACACTGGACGTCAACTGCGGGGAGTACCACACCTGATGGCGGATCGCACTGATGTCGGCACCGTCGACGAGCTGAAAGCGTCGGCCACCAAGCTCATCGGACTCGACGATTTCGGCGCCGACGACGACAACTACCTCGAGGCGCTCGAGGTGTTGCTGGACTCCTTCCGGCGCGACGCGAACCTGACCGTGTTCGGCAGCAAGATGAATCGGTTCTTCCTGCGCGGCGCGCTGGTAGCCAGGCTGTGCTCCGAGTCCGCGTGGAAGCGATATCCGGAGCACGCCGATGTCAAGATCGAACGGCCGATCTTCGTCACCGGCCTGGTGCGCACCGGCAGCACGGCACTGCACCGGCTGCTGGGCGCGGACCCCGCACACCAGGGTCTGCACCTGTGGCTGGCCGAGTTTCCGCAGCCGCGTCCACCCCGCGACACCTGGGACTCCAACCCGTTGTACCGCCAGCTCGATGAGCAGTTCACCAAGGCGCACAAGGAGAATCCCGACTACACCGGCCTGCATTTCATGGCCGCCTATGAGCTGGAGGAGTGCTGGCAGCTGCTGCGGCAGTCGGTGCATTCGGTGTCCTACGAGACCCTGGCGCACCTGCCCACCTACTCGAAGTGGCTGTCGCGTCAGGACTGGACGCCGTCGTATCGCAGGCACCGCAAGAACCTCCAGCTGATCGGCCTCAACGACGCCGACAAACGTTGGGTGCTGAAGAACCCCAGTCATCTGTTCGCGCTGGACGCACTGATGGAGACTTACCCCGATGCGCTGGTGATCCAGACCCATCGACCGGTCGAGACGATCATGGCTTCCATGTGCTCGCTTGCACAGCACACCTCGCAGGGGTGGTCGGACACCTTCTCGGGTGCGCAGCTCGGAGCGGATTCCATGGAGACCTGGTCACGTGGGCTGGAGCTGTTCAATACCGCGCGCGCCAAATACGATCCGGCCCAGTTCTGCGACGTCGACTACCAGGACTTGATCGCCGATCCGCTCGGCACGGTCGCCAGCGTGTACGCCCACTTCGGTCTGACGCTCACCGACGAGGCGCGAAAGGCCATGGAGGACAGCCACGCCGAGAGCCAGACAGGTGCCCGTGCGCCGAAGCACAAGTACTCGCTGGCCGATTACGGGCTCACCGCGGACGAGGTCAAGGAACGCTTCGCCGGGCTGTAGGCCGGCCTAGTCTTCGTCCGGACGTTCCAGGTAGCCCTCGGCGACCGCGTGTTCGATGCTGTCGCTGAGCCGGGGGCAAGACCTGGTTCGTGCGGGGTCACCGCCGGACTCCCGCACCTCGGCGAAGTGGGCACAGCGCTGCGATGCCTCGGCATTCCATTGCACCGCAGTATGTCCCGGGCCCAGTCGTCGCACGGTCACCGTGGCGTGGCAGAAGCGGCAGTCAACCGGTTGCAGACCCGACGTGAGGTAGCGCTCCCGGTCGGCCAGGCTGGCCTCGCGCACCGCGGCCGCTCGCGCCGGGTCGTTGGCGAAATCCCTTGACTTCGACCAAGATCGAGACCCGCCGTTGCGGGCGGGTTTGTCCTCGTGGTCGTGGCCGTCGCCATGCAGCAGCAGCATCGATCGGGCGAGCCGATCGACGTCGGGAACCGCCGGCTGGTCGTCAGGCATGTCGTCAGTGTTGTTCGACTGGAACTTCTTCGGCCGCGGCGGTTTCGGTATCCCGCGCCTTCAGGTTCTCTTCGACCTCGACGTTCCAGTGTTCAATTGCCCGGCTGGTGTCCACCTCGATCTCGAAGCGCTCCACCATTTCCGGCTCGACGTCGGCGGCATCGACATAGAACTGTTGATACCAGCGACGCAGCTGGTACACGGCGCCGTCTTCCTCGACCAGCAGCGGGTTGTCGATCCTGGTCTTGTGTTTCCAGATTTCGACGTCCTGCAGGAATCCCTTGCTGACACCTTCGGTGAAGACACGGGACAGCTTCTCGGTCATCTTCTCGTCCATGCCCGTGGGCTTTTCGACGATGACACCCCATTGCAGCATGAACGAGTTCTGGGTCACCGGGTAGTGGCAGTTGATCAGGATCGACTCGGCCTTGTAGCCGCCGTAGCTGTTGTGCAGCCAGTTGATCATGAACGACGGGCCGAAATAGGACGCCTCGGAATCCAGGTGCGCCTCACCGTATGAGGTGCCCAGGTCGTTGACGTCGGGCCGCCCCACATTGTGCAGGTACTGCGAGGCGATGTGACCCTCGAAGACGTTCTTGAAGTACGTCGGCAACCCGAAGTGGATGTAGAAGAAGTGCGCCATATCGGTGACGTTGTCGATGATGTCGCGGCAGTTGGAACCCTCGATGAGGATGCTGTTCCAGCGCCACTCGGTCCACTCGTCGCTGTGGGATTCCGGGATGTCCGGGATGCGGACGGCGGGGTCCGGCGGGTTGTTCTCGTGGTCGTGCCAGACGAACAGCAGCCCACCGCGCACGTCGGTCGTCCACGACCGGGTGCGCGCCGTCTTCGGCGTGCGCTTGGCGTACGGCACCAGCTTGCAGCGGCCGTCGCCGCCCCAGCGCCAGTCGTGGAACGGGCAGGCGACCTCGTCGCCCTTGATGGTGCCTTCGGACAGGTCGCCGCCCATGTGGCGGCAGTAACCGTCGAGCACCTTGATGTCGCCCTGCGAGTCCGCGAAGACCACCAGCTTGGTGCCGAACGCCTGGATCGAGTGCGGCTTACCGTCCTGGAAGTCCTTTGCGACGCCCAGGCAGTGCCAGCCACGGGCGTATCTGGTCGGCAACGCGCCGGGATCGATTTCCCGGATGCCGACCGCTTTGGTGTCGGTAGTCACCTGTCACCTCCAACTCGCTTTGCCCTCTAACTAGAACACGTTACAGTTTTTGGACGCCGACGCGCAACGACAGCGGGTCTAACCACGGGATATTCATACTGGGGTATATCTAGACGATGCCACTGTTTGCTTTCGAGGGCCGGGCGCCACGGATCGATCCGACAGCTTTCGTGGCGCCGACCGCGACGCTGATCGGCGACGTCACGGTCGAGGCCGGGGCGTCGGTCTGGTTCAACGCCGTGCTGCGCGGCGACTATGGGCCGATCGTCGTGCGGGAAGGCGCCAACGTGCAGGACGGGTCGGTGCTGCACGCGCCGCCGGGCATCCCCGTCGATATCGGACCGGGTGCGACGGTGGCCCACATGTGCGTCATCCACGGCGTACACGTCGGGTCGGAGGCACTGATCGCCAACCACGCCACCGTTCTGGACGGCGCGGTGATCGGTGCGCGCAGCCTGGTCGCAGCGCATTCCCTGGTGACCGCCGGCACGCAGATCCCGGCCGGGGTGCTCGTCGTCGGATCCCCGGCACAGATCAAGGGCCCGATCGCCGGGACCGGCGCGGAGATGTGGATCAACCTGAATCCGCAGGCCTACCGCGACCTGGCGCAGCGGCATCTCGCCGGGCTGGAGCCGATCTAGACCGTTCGGGTC
This genomic interval carries:
- a CDS encoding sulfotransferase family protein, which gives rise to MADRTDVGTVDELKASATKLIGLDDFGADDDNYLEALEVLLDSFRRDANLTVFGSKMNRFFLRGALVARLCSESAWKRYPEHADVKIERPIFVTGLVRTGSTALHRLLGADPAHQGLHLWLAEFPQPRPPRDTWDSNPLYRQLDEQFTKAHKENPDYTGLHFMAAYELEECWQLLRQSVHSVSYETLAHLPTYSKWLSRQDWTPSYRRHRKNLQLIGLNDADKRWVLKNPSHLFALDALMETYPDALVIQTHRPVETIMASMCSLAQHTSQGWSDTFSGAQLGADSMETWSRGLELFNTARAKYDPAQFCDVDYQDLIADPLGTVASVYAHFGLTLTDEARKAMEDSHAESQTGARAPKHKYSLADYGLTADEVKERFAGL
- a CDS encoding gamma carbonic anhydrase family protein; translation: MPLFAFEGRAPRIDPTAFVAPTATLIGDVTVEAGASVWFNAVLRGDYGPIVVREGANVQDGSVLHAPPGIPVDIGPGATVAHMCVIHGVHVGSEALIANHATVLDGAVIGARSLVAAHSLVTAGTQIPAGVLVVGSPAQIKGPIAGTGAEMWINLNPQAYRDLAQRHLAGLEPI
- a CDS encoding Rieske 2Fe-2S domain-containing protein, which translates into the protein MTTDTKAVGIREIDPGALPTRYARGWHCLGVAKDFQDGKPHSIQAFGTKLVVFADSQGDIKVLDGYCRHMGGDLSEGTIKGDEVACPFHDWRWGGDGRCKLVPYAKRTPKTARTRSWTTDVRGGLLFVWHDHENNPPDPAVRIPDIPESHSDEWTEWRWNSILIEGSNCRDIIDNVTDMAHFFYIHFGLPTYFKNVFEGHIASQYLHNVGRPDVNDLGTSYGEAHLDSEASYFGPSFMINWLHNSYGGYKAESILINCHYPVTQNSFMLQWGVIVEKPTGMDEKMTEKLSRVFTEGVSKGFLQDVEIWKHKTRIDNPLLVEEDGAVYQLRRWYQQFYVDAADVEPEMVERFEIEVDTSRAIEHWNVEVEENLKARDTETAAAEEVPVEQH
- a CDS encoding SDR family oxidoreductase, whose product is MSGMLKKKVVVISGVGPGLGTTLAHRCARDGADLVLAARTAERLEEVAQQLKAAGHQALAVSTDITDDDQVNNLVEQTMATYGKVDVLINNAFRVPSLKPFSGTTFQHIRDAIELSALGALRLIQGFTPALAEAKGSIVNVNSMVLRHSQAKYGAYKMAKSALLSMSQSLATELGEQGIRVNSVAPGYIWGETLQAYFNHQAGKYGTTAEQIYQATAAGSDLKRLPTEDEVAAAILFMASDLSSGITGQTLDVNCGEYHT